The Polypterus senegalus isolate Bchr_013 chromosome 1, ASM1683550v1, whole genome shotgun sequence genome includes a window with the following:
- the LOC120523602 gene encoding apolipoprotein L3-like isoform X1: protein MDVHNRGRELRSLNARREVSLEENSCSKMSEENSNLLDFYYSEERWNEMSSDEEAENEELNRLREVAHKGITLVKKLINDRIEDLQKNICELHSIADGVDSFHKKATIANITGGSVSAVGGIVTIVGLILTPFTLGASLVVTGVGLGVAAAGGVTSASATISDTVNNSLDRKKVEDIIERHQKGTEGLVECLKTANTCIQKMEEFLTKETVLKTRNKVQLGTRATKVIASAGEIGRLATLAKVSGGVARAVKVAGVATGILSGLFLGLDVFFIAKDSIDLHKGAKTEFAAKIREVADELQCGLHELNEIITDLQRFSSTNA from the exons GAAGAGAGGTATCTTTAGAAGAGAACAGCTGCTCGAAGATGTCTGag gaaaaTAGTAACCTCTTGGACTTTTACTATTCTGAGGAAC GTTGGAATGAAATGAGTTCTGATGAAGAAGCTGAAAATGAAGAACTTAA TAGGTTACGTGAAGTTGCACACAAGGGCATAACGCTTGTCAAGAAACTCATCAATGATCGCATTGAGGATCTGCAAAAGAACATCTGTGAACTTCATAGTATTGCAGATGGGGTTGACAGTTTTCACAAGAAAGCCACCATTGCCAATATTACTGGAGGATCCGTGAGTGCCGTTGGAGGGATTGTCACCATTGTTGGACTGATCCTGACTCCCTTCACCTTGGGAGCTTCCCTTGTGGTCACAGGAGTGGGACTGGGAGTGGCAGCAGCAGGGGGAGTGACCAGCGCTTCAGCTACCATTTCAGATACTGTGAACAACTCTTTGGATCGAAAAAAAGTGGAAGACATTATAGAGAGACACCAGAAGGGCACTGAGGGTTTAGTAGAATGCCTAAAAACTGCCAACACATGCATACAGAAAATGGAAGAGTTTCTGACAAAGGAAACTGTGCTAAAAACAAGGAATAAAGTTCAGTTAGGAACAAGAGCTACAAAAGTGATTGCCAGTGCTGGTGAGATTGGCAGGCTAGCCACATTAGCAAAAGTGTCAGGTGGAGTGGCAAGGGCCGTCAAGGTGGCCGGAGTGGCGACTGGAATCCTCTCAGGCCTGTTCCTAGGACTAGATGTCTTCTTTATTGCAAAAGACTCCATTGACCTTCATAAAGGAGCCAAAACTGAATTTGCAGCTAAAATTCGTGAGGTGGCAGATGAATTACAGTGTGGATTAcatgaattaaatgaaatcatCACAGATTTACAAAGATTCAGCAGCACCAATGCATGA
- the LOC120523602 gene encoding apolipoprotein L3-like isoform X2 has translation MSEENSNLLDFYYSEERWNEMSSDEEAENEELNRLREVAHKGITLVKKLINDRIEDLQKNICELHSIADGVDSFHKKATIANITGGSVSAVGGIVTIVGLILTPFTLGASLVVTGVGLGVAAAGGVTSASATISDTVNNSLDRKKVEDIIERHQKGTEGLVECLKTANTCIQKMEEFLTKETVLKTRNKVQLGTRATKVIASAGEIGRLATLAKVSGGVARAVKVAGVATGILSGLFLGLDVFFIAKDSIDLHKGAKTEFAAKIREVADELQCGLHELNEIITDLQRFSSTNA, from the exons ATGTCTGag gaaaaTAGTAACCTCTTGGACTTTTACTATTCTGAGGAAC GTTGGAATGAAATGAGTTCTGATGAAGAAGCTGAAAATGAAGAACTTAA TAGGTTACGTGAAGTTGCACACAAGGGCATAACGCTTGTCAAGAAACTCATCAATGATCGCATTGAGGATCTGCAAAAGAACATCTGTGAACTTCATAGTATTGCAGATGGGGTTGACAGTTTTCACAAGAAAGCCACCATTGCCAATATTACTGGAGGATCCGTGAGTGCCGTTGGAGGGATTGTCACCATTGTTGGACTGATCCTGACTCCCTTCACCTTGGGAGCTTCCCTTGTGGTCACAGGAGTGGGACTGGGAGTGGCAGCAGCAGGGGGAGTGACCAGCGCTTCAGCTACCATTTCAGATACTGTGAACAACTCTTTGGATCGAAAAAAAGTGGAAGACATTATAGAGAGACACCAGAAGGGCACTGAGGGTTTAGTAGAATGCCTAAAAACTGCCAACACATGCATACAGAAAATGGAAGAGTTTCTGACAAAGGAAACTGTGCTAAAAACAAGGAATAAAGTTCAGTTAGGAACAAGAGCTACAAAAGTGATTGCCAGTGCTGGTGAGATTGGCAGGCTAGCCACATTAGCAAAAGTGTCAGGTGGAGTGGCAAGGGCCGTCAAGGTGGCCGGAGTGGCGACTGGAATCCTCTCAGGCCTGTTCCTAGGACTAGATGTCTTCTTTATTGCAAAAGACTCCATTGACCTTCATAAAGGAGCCAAAACTGAATTTGCAGCTAAAATTCGTGAGGTGGCAGATGAATTACAGTGTGGATTAcatgaattaaatgaaatcatCACAGATTTACAAAGATTCAGCAGCACCAATGCATGA